GGCGCCGAAAGCTCAGGCTTGAAATCGGCAAAAGCCGCAGCGCGATAAACTGATTGAGAACTGGACATCTTCATTCCTTTCGCCCCAGGCCATATTATCTCAGCACTGAGGTCATCGTAAGGGTGATAAATCTGCCTTCCCCACGCCCCGTGAAATTATGGCATGAAACAAAAAATTTATCAAGCGTTTTGCTATTCGCAAGAAGTAAAAATGTTGCTTTTTTTAAAAACTGGTATAATTTTGGACGAGATAAAATTAAAATGCGAACACGAGGAGATCGCAATGGAACTAACCGAAAGCCAAAAGCGCTTCTTTTACGAAGAAGGCTACCTCAAAGTCTCGGGCGCTGTGCCCCGCGCGATGGTAGATGCCGCGCGGCAGGCGATCAATGCCGAAATAGGCAAAGGAAATACCAACCCATTTCCCGAAATCAACGCCACACCAGTCATTACGGACCTGTTCAACGAAACACCCGCCTTCTCTCTCCTCGAATCCGCATTGGGAGAAGGCAATTTGCAGCGCAGTCAGACGGGAAGTATCAAACTCAATTTCCCGCGCCCACCGGGCAGCCTTCCAAAAGATACTTTAACGGAAAAAATTGGATGGGGCAGAAGTGGCGGACATCTGGACGGCATAAAAGCCGTAGGTGACCGGTTGCGCGGATTGCGCGAAGACGGAACTTATAACCGGAATTTTACATCTTTCGCCGTCGTATATCTCGACGATGTCCCCGTTCCCAACGGCGGCAACTTTACCGTATGGCCCAAATCGCATCACTTCTTTGAAAACTACTTCAAAGAACACGGACATCAGATCCTGGACGACCACATGCCCCATGTCGAACTACCCGAAGGTCCAGTATTTGTAACAGGCGAAGCGGGAGACGTAATCTTTGCCCATCACGCCATGGTACACACTGGCTGCCCCAACACCTCGCCAGACATTCGATACGCCGTAATCTTCAGGACCAAACACACACAAATCGATGAAATTGGACTTGATGCCTTCACCGATATATGGCGCGAGTGGGATGGTGTGCGCGAGACTGTCGGCGCAGTATAAACCAAATCACAGAAAGGAACCTATTATGAAATCCGCAACTGACTTTGACCAGGAACTCCTCGACCTCTACGACGAATATGTCCACGGACAAACAGACCGGCGAGGCTTCTTAAACCGCGCTGCAAAATTCGCAGTCGGCGGCGTAACCGCTGCCGCTCTATTAGACAGCCTGAAGCCCGATTACGCATTTGCACAGCAAATCGCCACAGACGACGAACGCATCAGCGCCGAATACATAGAATACCCGTCACCAGAAGGACACGAAAAAACGCGCGGATACCTCGTCGCCCCAGCACAGGCAGAAGGCAAAGTACCCGGCGTCGTCGTCATCCACGAAAATCGCGGCTTAAATCCCTACGTAGAAGACGTAGCCCGGCGCGTGGCAACGGCAGGCTTTCTCGCTCTTGCCCCCGACGCACTCGCTCCTCTCGGCGGATATCCCGGCACAGATGACGAAGGCCGACTCATGCAGCGCGAGATAGACCGCAATAAAATGACAGAAGACTTTATCGCCTCTGCGCGTTATTTACACACACACGAAAAATGCACCGGCAAAGTCGGCGTCGTAGGCTTCTGCTTTGGCGGCGGCATGTCAAACACCCTTGCCGTGCGCATCCCCGACATCATCTCCGCCGCAGTCCCCTTTTACGGCCGCCAACCCGCTGCCGAAGACGTACAAAAAATAAAAGGCGCCTTGCTCATCCACTATGCCGAACTGGACAGGCGTATCAACCGGGGCTGGCCCGATTATGAAGCCGCACTCAAAGAAGCAGACGTAACTTACACGGCTCATATATACGAAAACGTCAACCACGGATTTCACAACGACACAACCCCGCGCTATGACGAAGCCGCGGCAAAGCTCGCATGGCAACGCACAATTGACTTTTTCAATGAAACATTAAAAGAATAGCTTTTTCCCAAGGAATTTTCATGAACGGCATTGAATATATCGCTCGCATTTTGAAACAAGAAGGCGTCGAATGGATCTCCTGCTATCCCAGCAATCCGTTAATTGAGGCAGCAGCCAAAGAAAGCATTCGCCCAATCGCATTTCGTCACGAACGCGGAGCAGTCATGGCCGCAGACGGCTTTAGCCGCACCAGCAACCGACAGCGATTCGGCGTCGTAGCTATACAGGCACAAGCCGGTGCGGAAAACGCAATGGGTGGCATTGCCCAGGCCTATGCCGACAACGTCCCAATTCTGGTCCTCCCCGGCGGCGTAAGACTCAGTCAAATCGCGGTTCGTCCCAATTTTTCCGCAACCCACACCTATCGCGGATGGGTCAAACGCGTCGAAGCGATCTATCGACCAGAAGATGTCGGCACCGTAATGCGCCGCGCATTCCACGCGCTTCGCAATGGTATTTCTGGTCCAGTCGTAGTCGAAATGACCTCCGACGTCTGCTCAGAGGAAATACCCGCCGACGCACAAAATTATCACTCGCCGAAACGCGCGCAACAAATACCCTCGTCCGGAGACATCAAAGATGCCGTCACAGCACTGCTCGCCGCAAAAAACCCCGTAATCTGGGCGGGACACGGGGTCGTATTTGCCGGTGCTACAGATGAATTAAAAGAACTCGCCGACCTGACCGGCACACCCGTATTCTGCACCATGCCCGGCAAATCGGCCT
This genomic window from Gemmatimonadota bacterium contains:
- a CDS encoding phytanoyl-CoA dioxygenase family protein, yielding MELTESQKRFFYEEGYLKVSGAVPRAMVDAARQAINAEIGKGNTNPFPEINATPVITDLFNETPAFSLLESALGEGNLQRSQTGSIKLNFPRPPGSLPKDTLTEKIGWGRSGGHLDGIKAVGDRLRGLREDGTYNRNFTSFAVVYLDDVPVPNGGNFTVWPKSHHFFENYFKEHGHQILDDHMPHVELPEGPVFVTGEAGDVIFAHHAMVHTGCPNTSPDIRYAVIFRTKHTQIDEIGLDAFTDIWREWDGVRETVGAV
- a CDS encoding dienelactone hydrolase family protein, which produces MKSATDFDQELLDLYDEYVHGQTDRRGFLNRAAKFAVGGVTAAALLDSLKPDYAFAQQIATDDERISAEYIEYPSPEGHEKTRGYLVAPAQAEGKVPGVVVIHENRGLNPYVEDVARRVATAGFLALAPDALAPLGGYPGTDDEGRLMQREIDRNKMTEDFIASARYLHTHEKCTGKVGVVGFCFGGGMSNTLAVRIPDIISAAVPFYGRQPAAEDVQKIKGALLIHYAELDRRINRGWPDYEAALKEADVTYTAHIYENVNHGFHNDTTPRYDEAAAKLAWQRTIDFFNETLKE